A genomic segment from Leptolyngbya boryana PCC 6306 encodes:
- a CDS encoding gamma-glutamyltransferase family protein yields MRQVVMGTRGAVATSQPLATFAGIQMLLAGGNAIDAAIATAIALTVVEPTSNGIGSDAFALVWDGKLHGLNASGRSPRHIPVETLLNAPRMPDLGWKTVTVPGAVSAWRSLSERWGKLPFEKLFEPAIEYAEAGFPVSPETARAWQRAEQIFTPLSGAEYQPFQAVFFPNGRAPRAGEIWSSPNHAKTLRSIAQSQGESFYRGELADAIAQFAEQTGGWIDRTDLATHQADWVTPISTNYRGVDVWEIPPNTHGIATLMALNILEGFDLTQFPRDSVESFHLQIEAMKLAFADVDRHVSDPASMIVSAADLLDKTYAAQRRQLICDNALPETSSGLPKGGTVYLAAADQDFMVSFIQSNYAGFGSGILIPGTGIALQNRASGFSTSRGDNEAREQTGSRKWH; encoded by the coding sequence ATGAGACAGGTTGTGATGGGAACGCGAGGAGCCGTTGCAACTAGCCAGCCTTTAGCAACGTTCGCAGGCATCCAAATGCTACTTGCAGGTGGAAACGCGATCGATGCTGCCATTGCAACCGCGATCGCGCTCACGGTTGTCGAGCCGACCTCAAACGGCATTGGCTCTGACGCTTTCGCACTGGTCTGGGATGGCAAACTGCATGGACTCAATGCTTCCGGCAGAAGCCCGCGTCATATTCCAGTCGAAACGCTGCTCAATGCTCCGAGAATGCCTGATTTAGGCTGGAAAACGGTGACGGTTCCGGGTGCGGTTTCTGCTTGGCGATCGCTCTCAGAGCGTTGGGGAAAGCTACCGTTTGAAAAGCTGTTTGAACCTGCCATTGAATATGCGGAAGCAGGCTTTCCGGTTTCTCCTGAAACGGCTCGGGCTTGGCAACGAGCCGAGCAAATTTTTACTCCACTTTCAGGCGCGGAATATCAGCCCTTTCAAGCGGTCTTTTTTCCGAATGGACGTGCTCCCCGTGCAGGCGAAATTTGGAGCAGCCCGAATCATGCAAAAACGCTCAGATCGATCGCTCAAAGCCAAGGAGAGTCTTTTTATCGAGGTGAACTCGCAGACGCGATCGCCCAATTTGCAGAACAGACGGGAGGATGGATCGATCGCACAGATTTAGCAACTCATCAAGCAGATTGGGTAACTCCGATTTCAACGAATTATCGAGGCGTGGATGTTTGGGAAATTCCACCGAATACGCACGGAATCGCAACATTAATGGCTCTGAACATTTTAGAGGGATTCGACTTGACTCAATTTCCACGCGATTCGGTCGAGAGCTTCCATTTGCAGATTGAAGCCATGAAACTTGCATTTGCAGATGTCGATCGTCATGTGAGCGATCCTGCGTCAATGATCGTCTCCGCTGCGGATCTCTTAGATAAAACCTATGCCGCTCAAAGGCGACAACTCATCTGTGACAACGCTTTGCCTGAAACGAGTTCGGGACTACCCAAAGGTGGAACCGTCTATCTAGCAGCCGCAGATCAGGACTTTATGGTGTCTTTTATTCAATCGAACTATGCAGGATTTGGCAGCGGCATTTTAATTCCTGGTACTGGAATTGCGCTTCAGAACCGAGCTTCAGGTTTCTCAACCTCAAGGGGTGACAACGAAGCTAGAGAGCAGACTGGATCAAGGAAATGGCATTGA
- a CDS encoding SH3 domain-containing protein codes for MNKTALLTGAVVLTAAVASTIATVTYQRPTAEKVEQPPVEQPQPAPTSTPPTEKFNPPVATSPTPASSRQPITLVDESVQSPEFAKFLDRTKQAVRDRDAKYIRSIVTPATRFSFGEHRSINYLNPDNPKSPFWTSLEKALSLGCSQEAQAYSCPTVFHQFDEAIKKSNADIDAFSAIVVVGQNVNVRSQPQENAAVIATLTNEIVKYDMETFQNSAAKEALRLDDPNGWTPIVLPNDKRGYVSSRYAYSPVGYRVFFGKEQGEWKMQAFVSGD; via the coding sequence ATGAACAAAACTGCACTTTTGACTGGAGCCGTGGTGCTAACTGCCGCCGTCGCATCAACGATCGCGACCGTCACCTATCAACGTCCGACAGCAGAAAAAGTTGAGCAACCGCCAGTTGAACAACCTCAACCTGCTCCCACATCTACCCCCCCAACAGAGAAATTCAATCCCCCAGTTGCAACTTCTCCCACGCCTGCATCTTCTCGTCAGCCGATTACTCTAGTCGATGAGTCTGTGCAATCGCCAGAATTTGCGAAATTTCTCGATCGTACAAAACAAGCGGTTCGCGATCGCGATGCAAAATATATTCGCAGTATTGTCACCCCAGCAACTCGCTTCAGTTTTGGCGAACATCGATCGATTAACTATCTCAATCCCGACAATCCCAAATCTCCTTTCTGGACATCCCTGGAAAAAGCCTTATCGCTTGGTTGTTCGCAGGAGGCTCAAGCCTATTCTTGCCCAACTGTATTTCATCAATTCGACGAAGCTATCAAGAAGAGTAATGCGGACATTGATGCTTTTTCTGCCATTGTCGTAGTCGGACAAAATGTGAATGTGCGATCGCAACCTCAGGAAAATGCTGCTGTCATCGCTACTCTGACCAACGAAATTGTCAAGTATGACATGGAAACCTTTCAGAATTCCGCTGCAAAAGAGGCGCTAAGACTGGATGATCCAAACGGTTGGACTCCGATCGTACTGCCCAATGATAAACGCGGATATGTTTCGAGTCGATATGCTTACAGTCCAGTCGGTTATCGAGTTTTCTTTGGCAAAGAACAAGGGGAATGGAAAATGCAAGCCTTTGTGAGCGGAGATTAG
- a CDS encoding pentapeptide repeat-containing protein — protein MDFRTVMDTIAAEELISRYNQGERNFERCNLEQANFFEAMLVDINLAECRLNRAYLPYANLRQANLTSTQLQFAELSDTQLHQANLSNSDLQQAKISRSDLSFANLSGANLTGADLAGADLRNADLSDADLSNTDLRRVNFRDANLSGANLSRANLDRAIDLDLTGAIVDAFTIYPDGHRHAD, from the coding sequence GTGGACTTTAGAACGGTAATGGATACGATCGCAGCAGAAGAGCTAATTTCAAGGTACAACCAGGGAGAACGGAATTTTGAACGGTGTAACTTAGAACAAGCAAACTTTTTTGAGGCGATGTTAGTCGATATCAATTTGGCTGAATGTCGCTTGAATCGAGCCTATTTACCGTATGCGAATTTGCGACAGGCGAATTTGACATCGACTCAGTTACAGTTCGCAGAGTTGAGTGATACCCAACTGCATCAGGCGAATTTATCAAATTCAGATTTACAGCAGGCGAAAATTTCGCGATCGGATTTGAGTTTTGCAAATCTAAGCGGAGCAAATTTGACGGGAGCCGATTTAGCGGGAGCGGATTTGAGAAACGCCGATCTCAGCGATGCAGATTTAAGCAATACGGATCTGCGTCGCGTGAATTTCCGCGATGCAAATTTGAGCGGCGCGAATTTGAGCCGAGCCAATTTGGATCGAGCAATTGATCTCGACTTAACAGGTGCGATCGTTGATGCCTTTACGATTTACCCGGACGGACATCGCCATGCGGACTAA
- a CDS encoding SagB/ThcOx family dehydrogenase — protein sequence MPDLQVSIAQHYHERTKYDPQTIHAKSQALNWEEQPIPFKAYRFGTSFDLKPYLSEETNQGDETIWWQRLSKLLVCSYGLTGAIPTNGEPHYLRSSPSAGGLYPAEIYLISRGTPYLPAGLYNYQSKTHTLIHFWQSDVWTALQSACFWNPVLEDTQLAIVVSAVFFRSVWRYQDRAYRRIFLDSGHLLGNIELACAMTDFRPHLIGGFADEAINQLLYFDVNQEGAIAVLPIADLRELRENLPLARTALPTTPQLEYPRIPDGSLLSYFHQATQIPDNPNAKVNWQVPEPKAQQDKYNFPFCLKVSMTCPPIDWSPNLSGLEQTIIHRRSTRAFSGEKLSLDELRAVLDFTYQPQHYIEQNFDRSPDYFDLSLVETFIAVSGIQDLEDGCYYYAPATQELRQIRFKNFRRELHFLCLGQDLGRDASAIVFHTADLRTAIEQYGDRVYRYLHMDAGHLGQRINLAAIHLGLGASGIGGFFDDQVNEVLGIPEDEAVLYITALGRPRKRE from the coding sequence ATGCCGGACTTGCAAGTGTCGATCGCTCAACACTATCACGAACGTACCAAATACGACCCCCAAACGATTCATGCCAAAAGCCAAGCCCTAAATTGGGAAGAACAACCCATTCCGTTCAAAGCATACCGATTTGGCACATCGTTCGATTTGAAGCCCTATCTGAGCGAAGAGACCAACCAAGGCGATGAGACGATTTGGTGGCAAAGGCTCTCTAAGCTTTTAGTTTGTAGTTACGGTTTGACCGGAGCAATCCCCACCAATGGCGAACCGCATTATCTGCGATCGTCCCCATCGGCAGGCGGTCTTTATCCGGCGGAGATATATTTGATCTCACGCGGCACTCCCTATCTTCCTGCCGGACTCTACAACTATCAATCGAAAACGCATACGCTGATTCATTTTTGGCAGAGTGATGTCTGGACAGCTTTACAATCGGCGTGTTTTTGGAATCCAGTGCTCGAAGATACACAGCTTGCGATCGTGGTTTCTGCTGTGTTTTTCCGCTCGGTATGGCGGTATCAAGATCGAGCGTATCGACGGATTTTTCTCGACAGTGGGCACTTACTAGGCAACATTGAACTTGCCTGTGCGATGACTGATTTTCGTCCCCATTTGATTGGGGGATTTGCCGACGAAGCGATCAATCAATTGCTGTATTTTGACGTGAATCAAGAAGGTGCGATCGCAGTGTTACCGATCGCAGATTTACGAGAACTGCGCGAAAATTTGCCCCTAGCTCGCACTGCGCTACCCACGACTCCTCAGCTAGAGTATCCTCGTATTCCAGACGGCAGTTTATTGAGCTATTTTCATCAAGCCACCCAAATTCCCGACAATCCGAATGCAAAAGTAAATTGGCAAGTTCCTGAACCGAAAGCGCAGCAGGATAAGTACAATTTTCCGTTCTGCTTAAAGGTTTCCATGACTTGTCCACCGATCGATTGGAGTCCGAATTTATCTGGACTTGAACAAACGATCATTCACCGTCGCTCCACTCGTGCGTTTAGTGGAGAGAAGCTATCGCTGGATGAACTTCGCGCTGTCCTCGATTTTACTTATCAACCTCAGCATTACATTGAGCAAAACTTCGATCGATCTCCCGATTATTTTGATTTAAGCTTGGTGGAGACATTCATTGCGGTATCTGGGATTCAAGACCTGGAGGATGGATGTTATTACTATGCGCCTGCGACTCAAGAACTTCGGCAGATTCGGTTTAAAAACTTTCGCCGAGAACTACATTTTCTTTGCTTAGGACAAGATTTAGGGCGAGATGCGAGTGCGATTGTGTTTCACACGGCTGATTTACGCACGGCGATCGAGCAATATGGCGATCGAGTGTATCGCTATCTGCATATGGATGCCGGACATCTTGGACAACGAATAAATCTGGCTGCCATTCACCTCGGTCTAGGCGCAAGTGGCATTGGTGGATTCTTTGATGATCAAGTCAATGAAGTCTTAGGGATTCCCGAAGATGAAGCGGTCTTGTACATCACAGCCTTGGGACGACCGAGAAAGCGAGAATAA
- a CDS encoding histone deacetylase family protein → MFPVIYSDEFLLHDTGHFHPENSGRLTAIQAALKATFPSQIHWQLPTPVETRSPLLSVQAVHTQHYLDQVRLTANRGGGFVDGETVISPRSYEVALLAVNAWIDGVEMALSGQPCFVMARPPGHHAIADLGMGFCLLSNAAIAAHYALQKCDRVAILDWDVHHGNGTQAIVEKNPNIRFCSLHESPQYPRTGDASEKGFYQNVLNLPVSAGSTIADYEPLFQQKVIPFLSEFEPDLLIVSAGYDANAADPLAGVSLQPDDYRVFTEYCLGLTRKIVFGLEGGYDYDALARSVVATISPCLKD, encoded by the coding sequence ATGTTTCCGGTGATCTATTCCGATGAGTTTCTGCTGCACGATACGGGGCATTTTCACCCCGAAAACTCTGGGCGACTGACTGCAATTCAAGCTGCATTAAAAGCAACATTCCCCAGTCAGATTCACTGGCAACTTCCGACTCCGGTCGAAACTCGATCTCCCCTTTTATCGGTTCAAGCGGTTCACACTCAGCATTATCTAGATCAAGTTCGGTTGACTGCAAATCGCGGGGGCGGGTTTGTCGATGGTGAAACTGTGATTTCTCCACGCAGCTATGAAGTTGCACTGCTTGCGGTCAATGCTTGGATTGATGGGGTTGAGATGGCGCTTTCGGGTCAGCCTTGTTTTGTGATGGCACGCCCGCCTGGACATCATGCGATCGCAGATTTGGGTATGGGATTTTGCTTACTGAGTAATGCTGCGATCGCGGCTCATTACGCGCTGCAAAAGTGCGATCGCGTTGCGATTCTGGATTGGGATGTACATCACGGGAATGGCACACAAGCGATCGTCGAAAAGAATCCGAACATTCGCTTCTGTTCGCTGCACGAATCGCCTCAATATCCGAGAACAGGAGATGCTTCTGAAAAAGGGTTTTATCAGAATGTTTTGAATTTGCCTGTGTCGGCGGGAAGTACGATCGCAGACTATGAACCGCTCTTTCAGCAGAAAGTGATTCCATTTCTAAGTGAATTTGAGCCGGATCTGCTGATCGTTAGTGCTGGATATGATGCGAATGCTGCCGATCCTTTAGCAGGCGTTTCACTCCAGCCCGATGATTATCGTGTGTTTACAGAATACTGTTTGGGGCTGACTCGCAAGATTGTGTTTGGGTTAGAAGGCGGATATGACTATGATGCGTTAGCGCGATCGGTGGTGGCAACGATCTCACCCTGTCTGAAGGATTGA
- a CDS encoding MHYT domain-containing protein — MASLTTGYNLQLVLVSVLIAVLASYSAIDLAGRVTATQSRVQKIWLFSGAASMGIGIWSMHFIGMLAFRLPVLVNYDFLTVLVSIVPAMIASGLALFLVSRPTLGWSQLLGGSICMGLGIASMHYIGMLAMHASAVIHYDVRVVALSVLIAIAVSFAGLFLVFQLREETTSRQLWKKLLASLIMGIAIPTMHYTGMAAACFMPMSNMLAESSLQPPKNVVPLAAAVIVGTLIILGLALLAAFFDRRLSAQIIYAQAIQESQQYLKTILQGIQVGVLVVEEDAQIQLSNRAVLDLLHFSSEADLQKLWNQGITSCLDSTLLEDSENPLLHSMQPVLQNILAKQPVQNAVIYVEAEEQEPTALLVNAVPLKLSNAAVTQMVCTFNEITELKRTENRLKESEAKFRDLATQEELLNQLSSQIRESLDLPTILQTAVSEVRKLFAVDRALIYQFNADWRGQVSLEDVAEPWSPTLGEAADNCAPGECFEKYRQGQIRAINNVLEAGLDPTHLQFLQRLQVQANLIVPIMVGDQLWGLLIVHQCSHPRVWKEEEGNLLYRLAGQLGIAIQQGDLYARMENTALQAQAQAEQLLESEVRLTQQTRTLQKTLEELQSVQLQLVQSEKMSGLGQLVAGVAHEINNPVNFIHANLNHLQTYAWDLLDFVQLYRKYYPDAMPEIEAKAEEIDLEFLQEDLMKLLTSMKTGTDRIRQIVLSLRNFSRMDESEFKAVDIHEGIESTLMILQHRLKGSKNRPAIGVIREYDNLPIVECYPGQLNQVLMNLLSNAIDSLEDQNEKRTLQDIKDHPSQITLRTSSINAQWIEIEVVDNGAGIPEEVKERIFDPFFTTKPVGKGTGMGLSLSYKIIVEQHGGKLECYSQPNQGAQFVIRIPIKQ, encoded by the coding sequence ATGGCTTCTTTAACCACTGGTTATAATCTTCAACTTGTTCTTGTTTCAGTGCTCATCGCTGTTTTAGCCTCCTACTCTGCTATAGATCTGGCTGGAAGAGTGACTGCAACCCAAAGCCGAGTTCAAAAGATTTGGTTGTTCAGTGGTGCTGCTTCGATGGGCATCGGCATCTGGTCAATGCACTTTATTGGTATGTTGGCATTCCGATTGCCTGTTCTGGTAAATTACGACTTTCTCACCGTTCTTGTTTCGATTGTGCCAGCCATGATTGCTTCAGGATTGGCGCTATTTCTGGTTAGTCGTCCAACATTGGGCTGGTCTCAACTTCTAGGTGGCAGTATCTGCATGGGCTTGGGGATTGCCTCTATGCACTATATCGGTATGCTTGCAATGCATGCCTCGGCAGTCATCCACTATGACGTTCGCGTGGTTGCGCTCTCGGTTCTGATTGCGATCGCCGTCTCGTTTGCAGGACTGTTTTTGGTCTTCCAGTTGCGAGAAGAAACCACATCGCGCCAACTCTGGAAAAAACTCCTAGCTTCCTTAATTATGGGGATAGCAATTCCGACGATGCACTACACTGGCATGGCTGCCGCCTGTTTCATGCCGATGTCTAATATGCTCGCGGAGTCAAGCTTACAACCCCCCAAAAACGTAGTCCCTTTAGCTGCTGCTGTGATTGTTGGCACGCTGATTATTTTAGGACTCGCATTACTAGCCGCGTTTTTCGATCGGCGGTTATCTGCTCAAATCATCTATGCCCAGGCGATTCAGGAGAGCCAACAATATCTCAAAACAATTCTTCAAGGCATTCAAGTTGGTGTATTGGTGGTTGAAGAAGATGCTCAAATTCAGTTATCCAATCGCGCAGTGCTCGATCTATTACATTTCTCCAGTGAAGCAGACCTACAAAAGCTGTGGAATCAAGGTATTACAAGCTGTCTGGATTCAACTTTGCTTGAGGATTCAGAGAATCCGCTGCTTCATTCAATGCAACCTGTATTGCAAAACATCCTTGCCAAACAGCCAGTACAGAATGCTGTGATTTATGTTGAAGCTGAGGAGCAAGAACCAACGGCGCTTCTAGTTAATGCTGTTCCTTTGAAATTATCGAATGCTGCGGTCACTCAGATGGTTTGTACGTTTAATGAGATCACTGAGTTAAAGCGTACTGAAAATCGTCTCAAGGAATCCGAAGCAAAATTCAGAGACTTAGCAACTCAGGAAGAACTGCTCAACCAGCTTTCATCTCAGATTCGAGAATCTCTGGATCTTCCGACGATTTTGCAAACGGCAGTCTCCGAAGTGCGGAAACTATTTGCTGTCGATCGCGCTTTGATTTACCAATTTAATGCGGATTGGCGGGGACAGGTTTCACTTGAAGATGTGGCAGAACCTTGGTCTCCTACCCTAGGCGAGGCAGCAGATAATTGTGCGCCCGGTGAATGTTTTGAAAAATACCGCCAGGGTCAAATTCGAGCCATTAACAATGTGCTTGAAGCGGGGTTAGATCCAACGCATCTTCAGTTCTTGCAACGCTTGCAGGTGCAAGCTAATCTGATTGTGCCGATCATGGTGGGCGATCAACTCTGGGGCTTGCTGATTGTGCATCAATGTAGTCACCCTAGGGTTTGGAAGGAGGAAGAAGGCAATCTACTGTATCGCCTGGCGGGTCAGCTAGGGATTGCGATTCAACAAGGAGATCTCTATGCCCGGATGGAGAATACTGCACTGCAAGCTCAAGCTCAAGCTGAACAATTGCTCGAATCTGAAGTCCGACTGACGCAGCAAACTCGAACTCTCCAAAAAACCCTGGAAGAGCTACAAAGCGTTCAACTCCAACTCGTTCAGAGCGAAAAGATGTCTGGTTTAGGTCAACTGGTCGCGGGCGTCGCTCATGAAATCAACAATCCAGTCAACTTTATCCACGCTAATCTGAATCATTTACAAACCTATGCGTGGGATTTATTAGATTTTGTACAGCTTTACCGCAAGTATTACCCCGATGCGATGCCAGAGATTGAGGCGAAGGCTGAAGAAATCGACCTCGAATTCTTGCAGGAAGATTTGATGAAACTGCTGACTTCAATGAAGACTGGCACTGATCGTATTCGTCAGATTGTGCTGTCGTTGCGTAACTTCTCGCGCATGGATGAATCAGAATTTAAAGCCGTCGATATTCACGAGGGAATTGAAAGCACCTTGATGATCTTGCAACATCGGTTAAAGGGAAGTAAAAACCGTCCAGCGATCGGGGTCATTCGGGAATATGACAATTTGCCGATCGTGGAATGTTATCCTGGACAACTCAACCAGGTATTGATGAATCTGCTCAGTAATGCGATCGATTCTTTGGAAGACCAGAACGAAAAACGAACCCTGCAAGACATCAAAGATCATCCCAGTCAGATCACACTTCGCACATCCTCGATCAACGCTCAATGGATCGAAATAGAAGTGGTCGATAATGGTGCGGGAATTCCTGAAGAAGTTAAAGAACGGATTTTTGATCCATTCTTCACCACAAAACCAGTTGGGAAAGGAACTGGTATGGGATTATCCCTGAGCTATAAAATCATCGTTGAACAACATGGTGGCAAACTAGAGTGCTATTCACAGCCTAATCAGGGCGCACAGTTTGTGATCCGGATTCCTATCAAACAGTAA
- a CDS encoding alpha/beta fold hydrolase, which produces MFAKIRDTQIYFDIEGAGLVPDGDRMREKPIAFLIHGGPGADHSSYKPTFSALSDQLQLVYFDHRGQGRSARGDKSTYTLDQNVEDMEALRQYLGLEKIAAIGGSYGGMVALTYATRYPQNLSHLIAIATVPDFRFLKRAQAILNERGTPEQIEIAQYLWNGNFETEEQLADYFRIMQPMYSVNCPVAESRSRTILSIDAINMAFGGFLRSYNVLDQLHKITVPTLVIGGRHDWICQPEFSEEIANAIPNAELKIFENSGHLIRLDEPQALLSAVSEFIAKK; this is translated from the coding sequence ATGTTTGCGAAGATTCGGGATACACAGATTTACTTTGATATTGAAGGCGCAGGACTCGTTCCCGATGGCGATCGTATGCGAGAAAAGCCGATCGCCTTCCTGATTCATGGTGGTCCTGGTGCGGATCATAGTTCTTACAAGCCGACGTTCTCTGCCCTGAGTGATCAATTGCAGCTCGTCTACTTTGATCATCGCGGACAAGGACGATCGGCAAGAGGCGACAAATCAACTTACACGCTCGATCAAAATGTCGAAGATATGGAAGCACTTCGACAATATTTGGGACTCGAGAAAATTGCTGCGATCGGCGGTTCGTACGGGGGCATGGTTGCTCTAACCTATGCCACTCGCTATCCCCAAAATCTCTCTCATCTGATCGCGATCGCCACTGTTCCCGATTTCCGCTTTCTCAAACGTGCTCAAGCAATTCTCAACGAACGAGGCACCCCCGAACAAATCGAGATCGCTCAATATCTCTGGAATGGCAACTTTGAAACCGAAGAGCAACTTGCCGACTACTTCCGAATCATGCAGCCGATGTACTCTGTGAATTGTCCCGTTGCAGAAAGTCGATCGCGTACCATTCTCTCGATCGATGCAATTAACATGGCGTTTGGAGGATTTTTGCGATCGTATAACGTTCTCGATCAGCTTCACAAAATCACTGTTCCTACGCTCGTCATTGGCGGACGGCACGATTGGATCTGCCAACCCGAATTCTCAGAAGAAATTGCCAACGCGATTCCCAACGCGGAGCTGAAAATTTTTGAGAACAGTGGACATCTCATCCGTTTAGATGAACCACAAGCCCTACTGAGTGCAGTTTCAGAATTCATTGCTAAAAAATAG
- a CDS encoding efflux RND transporter periplasmic adaptor subunit, translating to MQVPFFGKVGKSQPSRWVLALLAAGAIAIPSGVFLASRQSSPRQETATISVESKTVTARISASGEIIPVRTVNLSPKTAGKIVQLLVDQGDQVTQGQVVARMESQDIEAERNQAQARVAEAQAKLDQLRAGTRVEELRQGESEVARAEGEVQRVRGLVADANSALDFARTQTRRQRDLASQGAISANSLDEFVRREQNASQTLSQARAQLSQAEAQLSQANQQLEQRQNGARPEEIRQSEAQLASAIAQLQQVQNRLEDTFIRAPFSGVITQRYATVGAFVTPTTQASAGADGSASTSIFALASGLEVRAKVPEVDIAQIKSGQEVDIRVDAYPQETFKGRVRLIAPEAVTERDVTSFSVRIDILTGRDKLRSKMNTDVSFLGDSIPETLVVPTAALSTQKGKTGVWVPGENNKPRFQTVTTGLSFDNETQILEGIKAGDRIYVQPPAGQKIENSNQ from the coding sequence ATGCAAGTTCCGTTTTTTGGCAAGGTTGGCAAAAGTCAGCCATCTCGTTGGGTATTGGCATTGCTTGCAGCAGGCGCGATCGCGATTCCAAGTGGTGTATTTCTGGCTTCACGGCAGTCTAGCCCTCGTCAGGAAACCGCTACAATTTCTGTCGAATCGAAGACCGTGACTGCGAGAATTTCAGCGAGTGGCGAGATTATCCCAGTTCGCACGGTTAATTTAAGTCCGAAAACTGCCGGGAAGATCGTTCAGTTGCTAGTCGATCAAGGCGATCAGGTGACGCAAGGACAGGTTGTGGCGCGAATGGAAAGCCAAGATATTGAAGCAGAACGCAATCAGGCTCAAGCGCGAGTTGCGGAAGCTCAGGCGAAGTTAGATCAATTGAGAGCGGGAACGCGGGTTGAAGAACTGCGCCAAGGAGAATCAGAAGTTGCGAGAGCAGAAGGCGAAGTGCAGCGAGTGCGAGGATTAGTTGCGGATGCGAACTCTGCGCTAGATTTTGCTCGAACTCAAACGCGCCGACAGCGAGATCTGGCAAGCCAGGGGGCAATTTCGGCGAATTCACTGGATGAATTTGTGCGACGGGAACAGAATGCGAGTCAAACGCTGAGTCAAGCTCGTGCGCAGTTGAGCCAAGCGGAAGCTCAATTGAGTCAAGCAAATCAACAATTAGAACAGCGCCAGAATGGGGCGCGACCGGAGGAGATTCGGCAGTCTGAGGCACAGTTAGCATCCGCGATCGCTCAGCTTCAGCAAGTCCAAAACCGTCTTGAAGATACTTTTATTCGTGCTCCTTTTTCAGGAGTCATTACTCAGCGATATGCCACCGTTGGAGCGTTTGTCACGCCGACGACTCAGGCAAGTGCGGGAGCAGATGGTTCGGCATCGACTTCGATATTCGCCTTAGCCAGTGGATTAGAAGTGCGGGCGAAAGTGCCAGAAGTGGATATTGCTCAGATCAAAAGCGGTCAAGAAGTCGATATTCGAGTCGATGCTTATCCGCAAGAAACCTTTAAAGGTCGAGTTCGTTTAATTGCTCCTGAAGCTGTGACAGAGCGGGATGTGACATCTTTCTCAGTGCGGATTGATATTCTCACAGGACGCGACAAACTGCGATCGAAGATGAATACCGATGTCAGTTTCTTAGGCGATTCGATTCCTGAAACGCTGGTTGTTCCGACAGCTGCGCTTTCAACTCAGAAAGGTAAAACAGGCGTTTGGGTTCCAGGTGAGAACAATAAACCGCGTTTCCAAACCGTGACGACTGGACTGAGTTTTGATAACGAGACTCAAATTTTAGAGGGAATTAAGGCAGGCGATCGCATTTACGTACAGCCACCTGCAGGACAGAAAATCGAGAATTCCAATCAGTAG